In the Diprion similis isolate iyDipSimi1 chromosome 13, iyDipSimi1.1, whole genome shotgun sequence genome, CtctgaaattgtttttattttagttttttcaatattattattgttaatattattatgcgGAATTCCTTCACAATTATAAGTGCGCTCACGGCGTTcactttaattttcaaatctgaagAAGCGACAGATCTTTTCTAAGTTACAAAGTAAGGAATTCTGTATCTATGCTACGATGTAAATAATACACATCTAATTGAGATAGTTAAGTTCAAAACGCTTACTGTACACGAGAAGTATTTTATTTcggttctttttttaaactaccGGACTTtatcagaataaaataaatgaatagttGACTGTATCCCGGTGCCCAAATCTCACGccacaatttcaaaaaattaatgtatCGCGGTCACGTGACAATCGATTCTATTCGACCTCTATTAACAACACTGTGCAGCGTAACGATTGTATCGATTGGATTCCAAATGGCGGAAATTATCTGCACATGGCGCACGGTTTATCTTTCAAGTCAATCACACTGCGAAGACGCACCCTTTGCGAGTAACGAAagtaaaagtttttattcgCTGAACGATGTTCTACGTTATAGGCTTGGGCCTCGGTGACGCTAAGGACGTGACAGTCAAGGGTTTGGAAATAATTCGCAAGTGCGATCGCGTTTACCTCGAGGCCTACACGTCGATACTGACCGTTGGCCAGGAGACTTTGGTGAGATAGTTTATTGAGTTGTACTTGTGGCAACGACTGTTGCTCATCAATTAGCAATTCAATTGATCAAAACTAAATTAGCATCTAAGCTTGACAACGTCTAGTCAAGTTTTCTATAATGTTTAGTAAACAGAATATCGTTTATTCCCGAAAGTTTCTCATCTGTGTCTCATTTAAGTCTCGTTTTATCCCTGTCAGGTGGCAGCACTGTCAGCAAATTCAAACATATTCTTGATTCGAATCGCGCGCGTACATGCGAAGAAAACATTTGAATTTGAGAACTTTCATTGTTTCCGTCCTTCGGGTCCAAAGTTTTTTGACCAAGACTCATATGTATTGGATAAATTAATCACAGTCGATATTTATGATGTGTTTTATCGGTccaggaaaaattttatggcAGACCGGTCATTGTTGCTGATAGAGAACTGGTTGAGAGCGGTGCGGACGAAATTCTGGCCGAAGCAGAAGCAAAGAATGTGGCTTTCCTTGTCGTTGGTGATCCATTTGGGGCGACGACTCACACGGATCTGGTTCTCAGGGCGAGAGATAAGGGGGTGAAAGTTCAGGTAGTTCACAATGCCTCTATATTGAATGCAGTTGGCTGTTGCGGTCTGCAGCTATACTCCTATGGGGAAATTGTCTCAATTCCTTATTGGACGGAGAACTGGGAGCCAGATAGTTTTTACGACAAAATAGCGACGAACAGGGAGCGCGGTCTTCACACTCTCTGTCTTTTGGATATCAAAGTTAAGGAACCCACTCTGGAGAGCATTTTAAAACGGAAAAAGGAATACATGCCTCCGAAATTCATGAGTGTTGCCGAAGCTGCCGATCAGCTACTAAAGATTGTcgaaaggaaaattgaagctggTGAAAGAGATTTAGGTAAGATATTTGGTTTGTTAGTTtgaagttgcaaaaaaaaagtgtaaactCAGTTTGAGCCAGGTAAAAATCTACAAGATAGgctattgatatttttaattccacaGCTTTCACTGGCGACAGCCTGGCTGTGGGATTGGCACGCGTCGGTGCCGATGACCAGCGAATCGTCGCCTGTTCTCTGCGCGAAATGACAGAGATGGATCTCGGGCCACCGTTGCACTGCCTCGTCGTTACAGGTCCGATTCTGCACCCATTGGAGGCCGATTATCTTCTTCAGTATGCGACAGACAAGGAAAAATTCGAAGAAATGACAAAACAGAAGGAAAGCCACTGATGTGAATttcaataatgaaaatgaaaccaCGCTGGATATTGCTGATGACATGGAAACTATGTGTAATAcagtttttgtaaaaaagaaaaaacacttcTTAGTTttaagaagtttttttttttttaaagcctcTCATTTAATGGCGTTTTCGATGTAAAACGGGTATACTGAGTATTCGTACGCAAATTTGCGCTGCGTCAAATATTCCAGAAACGACACGATTTAAATTTGAGTGTCAATAGAACTCGATAGAAAAGCTCAACAACGTTTGGATTGTATTTTCTATCGCAGTAGAGGGGAAAGGCTCCGCGGTGTATGAAGCATTAGTTTTTCAAGAGTCTAAATATCCGAATTCTACGCGGTATAGAATTAGCGATGCTATTCTTGGTCGAACGATGCGGAGATAACGAGGCGTACACCGGACGGTCGAGCGGTCGGGCGGAATCTTGAATACCTTAACATATCAAATTACCCACGCAAATCCATCCGTCACGCCGAAAAGACGTCGGCGTTGGCTAGGGTCGCGTGCCGGGTCACCGAGGTCAAAAGAAACGGCGATCCATACGGATCGCTGTTATCCTCCCAGGTGTGGGTGAATACGCAGGCAGTCACGAACACTCGAACCCTTGCTCATGTTACATCGTGTTATCGATTTCAGGGTAGCGTGGCTGAAGCAGCTCGCGGTAGCGCTTGCACAAGCCGAGGTACACGGGCACGACCGTCTCTCTCTCGGCAATCGATGGAAAAACATCGATCGCGCGCCCGTCGTCCCTCGGCGAAGGTGAAACCGCCGGGGAAGGTGAACCAACCGACCCCGTCTCTCTGTCAAACGCGGGTAAACTTTCGCCGCTGTCAAACCTCTTAACGTCTCTTCCCGACCGTCCAGCATTTCGAGAGAACGCCCCGTACAGTCACAAGCAGGTGCAGATCAAACCTATTCCGCATTCTTGTACATCAGGTAATCGATATACGCGATCAGACAACTAAGTATCGGCAGTATCGATACCCCGATTCCGTCATAATTGTATCAAAAATAAGTATCACGACGATGGTAAtgtaaaaaagagagaaaacgtCCACTTTACGAATCTCGTACGCTAACGGATCTCGTGCGAGACTAGTAACGGATGTGCAGGCGTTCGAATTCTATATTTTGTTAATCGGAATTTTCGtcattcttattcttttgaatttctgcttgtttgaaaaactttcgcACGCACGGTTTCTCCGCAATGTAGATATAAGTCTTTCtaatgttaattaattttgttcgatcatatattatatacctatattataagGTGGTGGAGAATATCTGGTTGCAGGCGGTTTCTGGCGGTGTTCGAATTCTCAAATCTCATTATGCTGTACACGCAGTGCGGAGCCGtgatagatatagatataacgTTATTAACTTATTATCTTATCACTTATCATTGGtgttaaaatttattcctgTTCTATACAGATGGTGTATATAAGTGTTACGTGTGCACGCGAAATCGACAAGTGTATAAGTATAGCTATTtctaaaaacttgaaaacacgaatagtcagtttttttcgaataatagCCATGCAAATTATCGAACGTATGCACTTAttaaaatttcgtgaaaaacattattaaatttttggcATGTAAAGTATAGCCCGTAAATTATCGAAATGAATGGAAATTGACTGGAAAACTCGATGCCGCGAATCCACCAATTTTGTAAGaccatcctcctcctcctcttcctctgtTAATGATTATTCCAGTCTTTGCAGGATGGGCACGGCCAAACGGGATCTCCGGACTTCCGGTGACCTGGTGATGGCGCCGCGGGTACCGCATGGATTAGCGGCTGCCGTCGAGGGGCTCACTCGGGAGGTGATACGACATCGGCCAGAGGACATTTACGTCTTTGCGGCACAGCACTTCGAGGAGCTGCTGAAACTGCGGGACGAGTACGGAGCGGTTGGCAGCCTGCCGGGGCGAAGCGGAAACACCGCCGCCCTCCGCGAGATAAACGAGTCCCTGAAAAAGCGAAGCGGCACCGACGCCAAGTCtcccggtgaaaaaaatatgagggaaCGCAGTGGGTGGTCGATGAACGAGACGGCGAGAGTCCTCGAGCGACACAGAAGCATATTTGGCGACAAAGGGCGGAAGGTCAGTACCGAGGAGGTTAGAGCTCTTGGGAACGAGAAGGAGAACAAGGCCAGGCGCGGGGATGACGCAGGAGTCGACAAGTTCCCGGTTAGTCAGAAAAGGCGTGGCTCCAACGAGAGGTTCGTTAAGAGGCGGATGCCCAGAGACGCGGAGGCGGCTTCAGATAACAAGTCGAAGAGTGACTGCAACGGGAACCCGAAGATCATTTCGCAGATCCCGTCCTTGACCGGCACGGGAAACCTCCTGGCTAAGGACATCAAGTCCGAGCTCAGGAAGAACCGGAACAGCAGCAAGGACAGTCGGAGTACACGCGAGGTTGGCTCTAGGCAACCAGGGGGATTGAAGAAGACGTTGATGAGGtaggaaatatttgaaatagcGAGCGTATAGCCGtgtttttatgatttttgttttgctaACAGCGTTGTAATTGCATTTCAGATCCTCGCGCGAGAAATCGTTGGACAAGTTCATCGAGAGAGGAAAGGAGGACGATAAGGATGATTTGACAGGTGTGGTCAAGAAGGAGAAGAACGCAACGGATAATCAAAAGCAGAAGACTGACGCCAAGGCCTTATCGCGGTCGCTGGCGAAGATACCGAGGACGATGAGCATGGACAGAGTCCGGGAGTTTGTCCTTGACAAGTTCCGTTCCTCTGAAAGTCTGGAGGAGCTGAGATCGACGAATTACGTCGACAGAGTGCAGGAGGTGATCGACGATGCGGCGCCGTCGATACTGAGGAGGGTGAGGGAGATGACCGCGAGATCTTCGGCTGGACAAAGTAGCAGTAGGGGATACGAGTCGGTTGACGAATCGACAAGCACGTCGACGAGATCCGACAAATCGAATCAGACCGACGACGTCAGAAGCAGAAGCGCAATGTCGGCGATGAGACGGTCGAGAAAGTCGACGCGGCGACGAAGCCGATCGAAATCGGCGAAGATGTCGGCGGGTGCCGATTCACTCGAAGGTATCGAAACCCTCGCGTCGGAAACTGAGCCGGTGAAACAGCCGGAGACGAAGAGCGTAATAGCAGATGCTACCAAGTCCGCCGAAAGTCGAAGCACTCTTAAGGGTCTCGCGATTTCGAGGGAAGAGGAGTGTATAGGATCCGCGAAGCGGAGCACCGGAAACGGTGAATCAGACGCATCCGATCATCCTGACGCTACTAGGAAGGCTTCGGTCAGCTCGCCCAGCGTCTCCTTGCCCGCCGTCAGACCTCCATCGTCGAAGAATACCTCGAGAAGCGTGTCGCGAACCGATTCCGACAACCTGGTGCTGCCTCCGATTCCTCCCGAGCTTTCCAGGTCCCTAAAACAGCGGGAGGAACTCGTTCTCCCCAGTCTACAGGGCTCGGCACGAACCCCGGAACCGAAGGGCGGCCTCCTCGACTTGGGAACACCCGATGGGGGTCCGTCTTCCTTCAGAAGCGCGGCTGAGGTCGAGCTCAATCTGCCCGACGCTCCGACGGAGGAGATTTTCAAGGATAGCTTGAATGTCACtccggatatcggtgagaacGCGTCGCCGAGGCCCGATTCGCTCGAGCCGGATGAGCACGGGGATAACATTGCCGAGCTCAAATCGAAGCTGAATGAGGTGGGAACGTTTGGCGCGGCTCAGGCGAGCGTTGGGATAACCGAGAGTTTGAGGGAAATCGAGGAAACTGAGAAAAGGATTGAGAATCTACTGACGATTGAGCAGAGTCGGAGTTCGATCAACAATGCTGACGCTACGTCTGTAAAAGAAAAGCTTGTAGAAATACAAGAGGCGGAAGAGCGACTCCGGAATGCGATAGATCCCGGTGCTAAAAATGAGACGCAGGAAATCCAGGGAGTAACAATAGACGTCGGGGTGAAGGAGAAGCTGATTGAAATACAGGAAACTGAGAAAAGAATTGAGAAGATATTGCAGCCTGAAGATCGGGATACTCGAAACCCTGATGTTGATGTTGGGGTGAAGGAAAAGTTGGCGGAAGTTGAAGAGGCCGAGAAGAGAATAGAGGAAATATTGCGTTCCGAGCCTCGGGATATTGATAAAGAAGAGAATTGTGCCGAAGTGAAGGAGAAAGCGATTGAAGCTAAGCATACCGGAATAACCGTCGAGGAAAGGATGCACTCTGAGACTCGAGAAATTCTGAAGGCGGGTAACGAGGCGggaatgaaagagaaattgaTGGAAATTGAGGAAACGGAGAAGAGAATCGAAAAGATATTGCATCCTGGGGCTCAGGAAACTCGGGACGTTGGAAATGACGCTGAAACTAAGGAGAAACCGGTAGCGATTGAGGATACCGTTATACCCATTGAAACACCGCCAGATTCCGTATAtcggaaaattccgaaaaccGGCGTCGATGCGACTGAACATAGAATCGAGAAGGTATTGCATCCCGAGGCACAGGccattggaaaagaaaaaagcattCGTGAAGTGAAGGTGGATCCGGTGAAGAATGTGGAAGTAACCTGTTCAGAGAGTCAGCAGATTCCGGAGAGCAGAACCGAACCTGCAGGATTTATGAAGGAGAAGCTGATGGAAGTTGAAGAGGCATCGAAACGGTTGAGCACCGTCCTCGATTCCGctgggaaagaagaaaagctgGGTCAAATAGGCGCCGGCCACCATATCGGCGGATTCGAGGACCGAAAGGATCCGGTGGCGGTAACGAATTCCGTTCCGAAGACTCCGTTTATTCCCGAGATTCCAACTGAGTACGTTACGAGCACGGTTGAAGCCGTCCCAGTCAAAGTTCCCGTCGCCGAAGAAGAAGCGAATCGCTCAACACCAGGTGCAGGTCAGAATTCCGAAAGGTCGACGAATGCCGGTGAAAATAGCGAGGAAAAATCTGAGAAGCTTATACACGAGAGTAAGACGCTGGACGTAAAATCGGATGGGGAACAGCTGCCTTCGGGGACGCCAGAATCGTTAGGGAATTCCTACGTCCTTACCGAAGGATCGCCCTATGAAATACCGGACTCCGTAACGACGGTGGTGATCCCCGACAGACAGGCGGACACGCCGTCGTCGGAGATACTTGAAATCGTAATCGAGGAAGAGGACGCCCGCTCGAAAGACAGCCAAGACACCGAAGAGAGTCGCGAAATATCGCTGCGAAATATCCTTGATAACTTCGGGGAGATCGTTCACCAGGAGGCGACAATCGTCGGGTCACCTCGCACAGACGTTGATTTTATCCGAGGGTTGAAGGCGGGCAATGAGGTGATTATACCCAAGCAGGATCTCGACCTGATCAGAGAAGAAGACGACAAAGAAGTGCCGGAGTCTCTGGAGGCGGGAAGCGTCGTTGCAGCCCCTAAGAACGCCGTGACTCCAACCCTCGACGACATAGCTGAGACAGAGGAGATCGACGACGTTTCTGGAAAACGAGAGACTGTTGCAATTGTGGAATACACAAAGACATCCATTCCCGAGGACGGGAGCCGCGGTCTGGTCGACGAAGAAGCGGGGCGGTCGTCTGGAAACCGGGAAAACGAATCTCTGGAGAGTTCCGGAGTTGAGACAGAGAATCGTGCCGAGGCTGAAGACTCCTACAGGGCGATGTCGCCCACGATGACGTCGGCACTCGATCTGCTTCAACGAAACGCCACGGAATCGACGACAACCGAGTCAACGGACGAGGTGAAGGAGACCACGATATCCGACGACGGTGGAATTACGGCGCCCGAATCGTCGGTGACCTCCCCTTCCTGCGCCGAGAATCTTCTtggccccaggaactcagagtcGTCGAACGAGGTGAAGGAAACTACGATTACCGATCAGCCGGCGGAGGACGGTGGTAAGAATCTGTACAGCTTGGTCCCCCAGTGCCATGGCTCGATGCCACACGTCCCAGAGTTGAATTTAGACTCACTCCAGGATATCACCGTTTCGTCGTTCCAACTCTCGGACGATCCGACTGCCGAAGAAAACAGCGACGTCGGTCAGCCGTCCAGCGAGAATGAAACTTCTGCACTCATTAACGGGACGAATGAGAATAGGGAGCCCATTCGGGAAGATACTATTGTCAAGGAAAACGTTGTCGTGAGAGAAGATCCCTGCACTAAAGTAGTCGCCTACCTCACTCAGCCGGACGCTACTGTTACCGGTTCTAAATCTGTGGATATTGACGTTGAAGGCAATTCGGCGACTCTGAAAGTGGGAATTGAGGGAGGTGAAGAGGAGGTCGCGAAGAAGGTACTTGAAAAAGTGGACGAAGTCGCTGGACAAATTTGTGACACGTTGGACAAAAAAGAAGCTGAAGAGGCACCTGACAATATATCTGAGAACTTGGTTGAGCAGGTAAATATGGATGTGGTTAAAACGGAACATGGAAAACTGGATGAAGAGGTGATGAAAGAGGATTTCGAAAAAGTACACGGGGAGTTGGTCAAAAAACAATCTGAAGAACTACTTGAAGAAGGAGCTGGAAAAGAACCTGCGGACGTAACAGTAAAAATACATGGAGAATGTTCTCAGAAGGAACCTGCAGGAGTACATGAAAAATTGGCGGAAAAAGTGTCCGAACAGGAAACTGTAATACTGCATGAAGACTTACCTGGAAAAGTATGTGAAACGATGGTTGCAAAAGTTCAGAGCGAGGTGGTTACGGATCAAGAGCCCAAAATCGTACCCGAAGGGGTACCAGCAAATGTAACTGTACAGATCACTGAAGAAGTACACGAAGAACTTGCTAAAAGTAAACCTGAAGCGGTACACGAAGAACCGAACAAAATCGAACCAGAGGAATCGCGTCAAGAATTGACTAAGAAAGAACTTGAGGAAGTGTCCGAAAAGGGTGATAAAAAGATAGTTGAAGACGTTCCTGAAGAGGTGGGTAAAAAGAAGCCTGAAGGAATCACCGAAGAGGTGGTTAAAAAAGAACACGGAAAATCGGTTGAAAAGGTGGAGGAAATACATCAAGAAGTGCCGGTAAACGCGGTTGACAAAATACGTGCAGACGACGACGAAAAGTCTATTAAAAAGGAACCCAAAGAACGGCCTGAAATAGAATCTAAAAAAGTGGATGAAACGGTACCTGCCGCGCAAACAACCGAAAAGAAAACCGAAGGATCAGGGGAGGAAGACCTGCACGTCATCAATGAGACCAAAATGGAACTTGAAGGAGTGAATGAAAAGACAGCGGATGACGCGACTTTGGTATCTCAGAGCTTGCAGATTGCGGAGGGACTCGAAACGCCCGCGGTCTCATCTGCACCTGCGGCCGCGGATCCCCCGCATGCGGAAGTAGTTACGAACATCCTCGTCGACGATGGGACATCCGGAGAGCGAATGAAGTACCATATTTACGTACCCGAGGTAACGGCGAGCGAGGAAAGCACCACCGAAACTAGCACATTCAATTCCGCAGCGACGAAAATTCAGGCCGGTGAGTGCGGAAGgaatgttttcttcttttttacttattatacctactcgttctaatttttttctctgctaaTTTTCTCCCGTGCTATCTTTTTCGGGAATCAGGAGTTCGCGGATTCCTGACTCGCAGGCGGCTCCAGAGCGCTCAGCGGCGCAGTTCCACCCTCGACAGTGTTCCCTCGATTCAGGACAGCGTCGCGGTGAGTCGAACTTAAACATTAGAAATTAAGATGAAGCTATTTCTACCAAAAGCAGTCGAAATGACTGGTCTTCAAGAAATACctaaaagtaaaacaaatttcatctcATATTGATATAAACATATTCtattattgcatatttttaaCCTTTAAGCCGCCGGAAAATCCAAGTGGAGCAATCTATCAAAACTCTGTACTCGGGGGTCTTTGAGGTCGCCGATtgcgaatctgaactcgaaattttgaaattcaagattGCGGACCAAAATCCGAAATGACTTTTGGATGAAACTCGGTATTCGAGGGTTTTCGCAGTCACTCAACACGAACTTGAActctaaatttgaaaattcatcacgGTGGATCCAATGATGTTGCGTAAAGtgactttttggatttttgtccgCCTTATtaaatccgccatcttgaatttcgaaaatctgatttcagattcgttatcagcgaccccaaaaactccACATCCAGGTCTTATGCAAAACaacaacttttgaatttttctatacCGTTAACCACCGGCAAGCCTAAATATAGACTTATTACACGTGATCGTAACTTTGTATAGGTTATACTTAAGTATAAGTAAAGGTGATGAAATCCCAGCAGTCCAAAGGTTAAAGACAAGTCGTTTCGATTGGTATGGTAGTTCTAGTGTTAATTTTGATTCCATTTTTTCCTGTCACCTCTGCGACTTCCGCGCAGCGTCTTACCTGAAAGAAATCAGCTGTTTTGCTGGTAGATAGATATTTGCCGAAATTTCACCCGACACACACTGCCGTAGAAAGTAGATACTTTCGAATAAATTCCGCACAGACATAAATTCTACATATTATCGTACAGTGGATGTAGCACCATGTGAAATGCATGTACAGTCGTCGCATTCGTGCTGCAGGATATTTATAGTGTTTTCAAAGTGTGCTAATGAAACACTAGCGAACAGgcatttataagaaaaaatatgcacGCAGTTATGTGTAGTAGGCAGAGTTCAGACAGGAAGTGCGAATAAGAGCTTGACGAGGCGTTAGCACGTTTCGTTCCGTTACGTAATCAATTAACGTTATATTTTCGCTGACGAAACCAAATTAGTAAGTACAACgttattttttcccctcattTAGCCTCATTTATCGAGTGATTATTTGGGTGAAACTGTGACGTGTGTAAGTTtggttttttcacttttcttttatgagtgaatattttttactttttgttctTTCCTCATTTTTGGCACACCTTCCTGGAATCCGACGCCGCTTTCTATTAAAATTCTTAACGAGGCACGAACAACGACTCTTTAACCCCGGCGCGTTGGGTCCTTGACCCCTTTGgtgtaaaaaatctttttcacatCCGTTCGCGCGAGCTAATCAATTTCTTCGATCACTCTTTACGACCGCCTTCCATCGACTCCGGGTGTTTACGTATATCCGTCTGATTCATTTTCCCATTCTTCCATATCTATGCGGGAAAGCTCGTCCGGCGTACGTGCCAGTATAATCGTATTACTATCTCGTGGACATACGTATATGCCcacatacctacctataatgtatacctacacgcaTAGCGGATGTAGGTATAGGAAAAATGACGGCCTCAACCTTGTTTGTCGAGGCGTTATAGCCGTTCGTTCGTGACTGCGACGACGCACGCCGAGCCAAATTAATAGTCTATTTCCGGTTATTCGGTTTGCCTTGCGAATTGCATATTCGTATATTGTGTACAGCCTACACATGCAAACGTTTTACAGTATAATGCGGGCTCTCGCGGTAAACAATTCTTAAAAACAACAATCGGCGATTTGAATCCGGATTAATTAACACGTTCTC is a window encoding:
- the LOC124414099 gene encoding diphthine methyl ester synthase, translated to MFYVIGLGLGDAKDVTVKGLEIIRKCDRVYLEAYTSILTVGQETLEKFYGRPVIVADRELVESGADEILAEAEAKNVAFLVVGDPFGATTHTDLVLRARDKGVKVQVVHNASILNAVGCCGLQLYSYGEIVSIPYWTENWEPDSFYDKIATNRERGLHTLCLLDIKVKEPTLESILKRKKEYMPPKFMSVAEAADQLLKIVERKIEAGERDLAFTGDSLAVGLARVGADDQRIVACSLREMTEMDLGPPLHCLVVTGPILHPLEADYLLQYATDKEKFEEMTKQKESH
- the LOC124414105 gene encoding uncharacterized protein LOC124414105; amino-acid sequence: MGTAKRDLRTSGDLVMAPRVPHGLAAAVEGLTREVIRHRPEDIYVFAAQHFEELLKLRDEYGAVGSLPGRSGNTAALREINESLKKRSGTDAKSPGEKNMRERSGWSMNETARVLERHRSIFGDKGRKVSTEEVRALGNEKENKARRGDDAGVDKFPVSQKRRGSNERFVKRRMPRDAEAASDNKSKSDCNGNPKIISQIPSLTGTGNLLAKDIKSELRKNRNSSKDSRSTREVGSRQPGGLKKTLMRSSREKSLDKFIERGKEDDKDDLTGVVKKEKNATDNQKQKTDAKALSRSLAKIPRTMSMDRVREFVLDKFRSSESLEELRSTNYVDRVQEVIDDAAPSILRRVREMTARSSAGQSSSRGYESVDESTSTSTRSDKSNQTDDVRSRSAMSAMRRSRKSTRRRSRSKSAKMSAGADSLEGIETLASETEPVKQPETKSVIADATKSAESRSTLKGLAISREEECIGSAKRSTGNGESDASDHPDATRKASVSSPSVSLPAVRPPSSKNTSRSVSRTDSDNLVLPPIPPELSRSLKQREELVLPSLQGSARTPEPKGGLLDLGTPDGGPSSFRSAAEVELNLPDAPTEEIFKDSLNVTPDIGENASPRPDSLEPDEHGDNIAELKSKLNEVGTFGAAQASVGITESLREIEETEKRIENLLTIEQSRSSINNADATSVKEKLVEIQEAEERLRNAIDPGAKNETQEIQGVTIDVGVKEKLIEIQETEKRIEKILQPEDRDTRNPDVDVGVKEKLAEVEEAEKRIEEILRSEPRDIDKEENCAEVKEKAIEAKHTGITVEERMHSETREILKAGNEAGMKEKLMEIEETEKRIEKILHPGAQETRDVGNDAETKEKPVAIEDTVIPIETPPDSVYRKIPKTGVDATEHRIEKVLHPEAQAIGKEKSIREVKVDPVKNVEVTCSESQQIPESRTEPAGFMKEKLMEVEEASKRLSTVLDSAGKEEKLGQIGAGHHIGGFEDRKDPVAVTNSVPKTPFIPEIPTEYVTSTVEAVPVKVPVAEEEANRSTPGAGQNSERSTNAGENSEEKSEKLIHESKTLDVKSDGEQLPSGTPESLGNSYVLTEGSPYEIPDSVTTVVIPDRQADTPSSEILEIVIEEEDARSKDSQDTEESREISLRNILDNFGEIVHQEATIVGSPRTDVDFIRGLKAGNEVIIPKQDLDLIREEDDKEVPESLEAGSVVAAPKNAVTPTLDDIAETEEIDDVSGKRETVAIVEYTKTSIPEDGSRGLVDEEAGRSSGNRENESLESSGVETENRAEAEDSYRAMSPTMTSALDLLQRNATESTTTESTDEVKETTISDDGGITAPESSVTSPSCAENLLGPRNSESSNEVKETTITDQPAEDGGKNLYSLVPQCHGSMPHVPELNLDSLQDITVSSFQLSDDPTAEENSDVGQPSSENETSALINGTNENREPIREDTIVKENVVVREDPCTKVVAYLTQPDATVTGSKSVDIDVEGNSATLKVGIEGGEEEVAKKVLEKVDEVAGQICDTLDKKEAEEAPDNISENLVEQVNMDVVKTEHGKLDEEVMKEDFEKVHGELVKKQSEELLEEGAGKEPADVTVKIHGECSQKEPAGVHEKLAEKVSEQETVILHEDLPGKVCETMVAKVQSEVVTDQEPKIVPEGVPANVTVQITEEVHEELAKSKPEAVHEEPNKIEPEESRQELTKKELEEVSEKGDKKIVEDVVKKEHGKSVEKVEEIHQEVPVNAVDKIRADDDEKSIKKEPKERPEIESKKVDETVPAAQTTEKKTEGSGEEDLHVINETKMELEGVNEKTADDATLVSQSLQIAEGLETPAVSSAPAAADPPHAEVVTNILVDDGTSGERMKYHIYVPEVTASEESTTETSTFNSAATKIQAGVRGFLTRRRLQSAQRRSSTLDSVPSIQDSVAADAPHLEPIEEVGLAQAATTIQSGYRGYKARQRLRREDAVQKTTLSVEGAFSGNGLQHTGEFHDCLPLPVIVGDLKPIDKLSAGRQRQPPEPAGRTDDPAISRETAKIAQRLAVSEDNNGTEKREDPIEENHDSTESCSGKEGDDEESRFRLIVEKYPHADQGLNFVVVSSNDAVLQSQYLNFITSIEEVPNDTDSLVGSGPNLRVIEDLQSFLKSTAGLESLPNDTTCCSDVSASSSMSVREPLAIPGTPATGVIIEELSKTEEESAIPDVITLTSVNNSNDVNDSVTNTDDGNSDVPGDSLVDLPGLSLETKHVTPMVTDVGKEAEAGVSVDERPEVELPGEVPQDGSLGTMSFSMNVEDMLGLGAESDPPSKMKPIFEVTVTPRDLLKLTSNRSQGSQASGERVESPVTMMQIVPKSVEEKSDRSEDERSGEPKSSKGKIGSAEGNSDPIKESRDDSAQGRRKNEVSSTAETSRTYSNDKSSHDSPTGGEKNVV